Sequence from the Parvicella tangerina genome:
CCTCAGCATTTATCTTATCCATTTGATTACTGATACCTTTACCAATGGATGAAAGACCACTACCAATTAGTGATGACTTTGTATTTCTACTTTCGTTTGAAACCGATTCTGAATTATTGGAGTTAGTTAACTCACTTGATTTCTTAACTCTGATACTCCAAATTCGGTCAGCTATTTCACCAGTATTTGAACTTATAAGAATTTTTAATCTTTCTTCAAGTTTAGAATTATTTGGCAGTCTTTTTAAATCCTCATCTAAAACCAATTCAATTTCTTTATATCCACTCGAACCACCATTTTGTACTTCGGGTCCTTTTAGATGTACTCGATACTCAACTATATTACTGTATTTACTCATGTCGTCATAACTAATTATGACAAATATAGCAAAGTTTTTAAATCGTCATAATTAGTTATGACGATATTTTAATCACGCAAGGTCACCTTTGTGTCATAATAAAAATTGACACAATTAGTGCTTTCAAAACAAGAATTATCAGCTAAAATTGGTGACCGAATTAAAAAGATTCGACACGAAAAAGGTATATCACAGGCTGAACTTGGAAGAATGTGTGAAAAAGATAAGCAACATATTGAACTGATAGAAAATAATAAAGTATCTCCGAACATCTTTACACTTTATATTATCGCAACTGCACTTGAAATTGAACTCAAA
This genomic interval carries:
- a CDS encoding helix-turn-helix domain-containing protein, which gives rise to MTQLVLSKQELSAKIGDRIKKIRHEKGISQAELGRMCEKDKQHIELIENNKVSPNIFTLYIIATALEIELKELLDIS